The Virgibacillus sp. MSP4-1 genome has a segment encoding these proteins:
- a CDS encoding type I restriction endonuclease subunit R: MSIDHSEKGFEENIEYELTQSGYVQRTLTGHALEEFKEHAIDTEMFFQFLEATQPKQLERLKKAYKDNYKQKIINRLSKELHNRGMIDCLRHGIKDYGVKLKIGFNKPVSTMNRTHVEQYEQNIFTVSRQVYYSQKNNNSIDVLLSLNGLPIVVMELKNHLTGQTVDEAKKQFINHRNPKELLFQFKKRALVYFAVDPDEVYMTTRLNKGKTFFLPFNKGANGGRGNPEVYNDYKTSYLWKDILQKDSLLDILFRFMYVEEEEVKDSTGEVIDKKETLIFPRFHQLDAVRKIEEDVKKFGPGKSYLSQHSAGSGKTNSISWLSHRLAKLHDQNNKAMFDSVIVVTDRRVLDKQLQDAIYQLEHKAGFVEKIEKNSEQLAQAIKNKAKIIVTTLQKFPFIMDQVSEVANGKYAIVIDEAHSSQGGKSARAMTSLLSNKTLEGAMEEEQLAEEDLKDGEDRILEEIAKSGQQENISFFAFTATPKQKTLEKFGTPDKEGLPKPFHEYTMRQAIEEGFILDVLKNYVTYKTFFKLAKQIDDDPEVGSKKASKEIARFVSLHPHNIAQKTEIMVEHFRQVTQHKIGGRAKAMVVTGSRLHAVRYKHAFDQYIKEKGYTDLQSVVAFSGTVQDQGVDYTEAGMNGFSEGELPDKFHSDYYQILLVAEKYQTGFDEPLLHTMYVDKKLDGIKAVQTLSRLNRICKGKSDTFVLDFVNDAEDIQNAFAPYYEVTQLEDTTDPNILYDIQTELDAFQAYTDQEIDGVAELEYSGKQKNAKVQEKLNSILDKAVYRFKQELNQEQQDDFKAGCSKFIRTYSFVLQIGPFADIELHKLYVFLNYLFKKLPKKASDGIDLADDVALAYYRNEKVFEGSISLETNEEHKLKPTSFGAGSTPEEEKERLSSIIERLNDRFGTEFTDTDKLSYDQIKEDIVNNEDLAQKARVNTKDNFKFSYEEAFLDVVIDRMSQNEKFFMKMLEDNDFKKTVMNFMFDEIYEEMAVK, translated from the coding sequence ATGTCGATTGATCATTCGGAAAAAGGGTTTGAGGAAAATATAGAATATGAGCTAACCCAATCAGGATATGTTCAGCGTACGCTAACTGGCCATGCATTAGAGGAATTTAAAGAACATGCGATTGATACCGAAATGTTTTTTCAGTTCTTGGAAGCGACACAACCGAAGCAATTAGAACGCCTGAAGAAAGCATACAAAGATAATTACAAACAAAAGATTATCAATCGTTTATCCAAAGAGCTTCACAACCGTGGTATGATTGACTGTTTGCGCCATGGTATCAAGGACTATGGTGTAAAGCTGAAAATAGGGTTTAATAAGCCTGTTTCCACCATGAACCGTACACATGTGGAGCAGTATGAACAGAACATTTTCACCGTAAGCCGACAAGTGTATTATAGTCAGAAAAATAACAATAGCATTGATGTCCTCCTTTCATTAAATGGATTACCAATTGTCGTTATGGAATTGAAAAATCATTTAACAGGACAGACAGTGGACGAGGCAAAGAAACAATTTATAAATCATCGTAATCCTAAGGAATTGCTGTTCCAGTTTAAAAAGAGAGCTTTAGTTTATTTTGCTGTTGACCCGGATGAAGTTTATATGACAACGCGATTAAACAAAGGAAAGACCTTCTTTTTACCTTTTAACAAGGGAGCAAATGGTGGTCGTGGTAACCCGGAAGTCTATAATGATTATAAAACCTCGTATTTATGGAAGGACATACTACAAAAAGATAGTCTGCTGGATATTTTGTTTCGATTTATGTATGTGGAAGAGGAAGAAGTGAAAGACAGCACAGGTGAAGTGATTGATAAAAAAGAAACACTCATTTTTCCGCGATTTCATCAATTGGATGCTGTTCGTAAAATTGAAGAGGATGTTAAAAAGTTTGGTCCCGGAAAAAGCTATTTATCTCAGCACTCTGCCGGTAGTGGAAAGACGAATAGTATTTCCTGGCTGTCACATCGACTAGCCAAACTGCATGACCAAAACAACAAAGCGATGTTCGATAGTGTCATTGTCGTAACGGATCGGCGTGTATTGGATAAGCAGTTACAGGATGCCATTTATCAGTTAGAACATAAAGCAGGTTTTGTGGAGAAAATTGAGAAGAACTCCGAACAATTAGCACAGGCTATCAAAAACAAAGCTAAGATTATTGTTACAACATTGCAGAAGTTCCCTTTTATTATGGATCAGGTGTCAGAGGTCGCAAATGGGAAATATGCCATTGTCATTGATGAAGCCCACAGTTCACAAGGTGGTAAATCAGCAAGAGCTATGACAAGCCTGTTATCTAATAAAACTTTAGAAGGTGCGATGGAAGAAGAGCAGTTGGCTGAAGAAGACCTGAAAGATGGCGAGGACCGTATATTGGAGGAAATCGCAAAGAGCGGACAACAGGAGAATATCTCTTTCTTTGCTTTTACTGCAACGCCGAAGCAGAAGACACTTGAGAAATTCGGAACACCCGACAAGGAAGGTTTACCTAAACCTTTCCATGAATATACAATGCGTCAGGCCATTGAAGAAGGCTTTATTTTGGATGTCTTAAAAAACTATGTTACCTATAAAACGTTTTTCAAATTGGCTAAACAAATCGATGACGACCCTGAAGTAGGAAGTAAGAAAGCATCAAAAGAAATCGCTCGTTTTGTATCCTTACACCCACATAACATCGCGCAAAAGACAGAAATTATGGTTGAGCATTTCAGACAAGTCACTCAGCATAAAATTGGCGGCAGGGCAAAAGCGATGGTCGTAACCGGCAGTCGTCTTCATGCCGTACGCTATAAGCATGCCTTTGATCAGTATATTAAAGAAAAAGGATATACTGATTTGCAGTCTGTAGTAGCCTTTTCTGGTACCGTGCAGGATCAGGGAGTAGATTATACAGAAGCGGGTATGAACGGATTTAGTGAAGGGGAATTACCTGACAAGTTTCATAGTGATTATTATCAAATTCTATTGGTTGCAGAGAAGTATCAGACAGGATTTGATGAACCCCTCCTTCATACGATGTACGTCGATAAGAAGCTGGATGGCATTAAAGCTGTTCAAACTTTGTCACGATTAAATCGCATATGTAAAGGAAAAAGTGATACGTTTGTTCTGGACTTTGTAAATGATGCAGAAGATATTCAAAATGCATTTGCTCCCTACTACGAAGTCACTCAGCTAGAAGATACTACTGACCCTAACATTCTTTATGATATACAGACCGAGTTAGATGCCTTTCAAGCATATACGGATCAGGAGATAGATGGAGTAGCTGAACTGGAGTACAGTGGAAAACAGAAAAATGCTAAAGTACAGGAAAAACTGAATTCGATTTTAGATAAAGCAGTATATCGGTTTAAACAAGAACTCAATCAGGAGCAGCAGGATGACTTCAAGGCAGGATGTTCAAAATTCATTCGTACCTATTCCTTTGTTCTACAGATCGGGCCGTTTGCAGATATTGAACTTCACAAACTGTATGTTTTCTTAAACTATTTATTCAAAAAGTTACCGAAAAAAGCATCTGACGGCATCGATTTAGCGGATGATGTAGCTTTGGCATATTATCGCAATGAAAAAGTTTTTGAAGGAAGTATTTCCTTAGAAACCAATGAAGAGCATAAGTTAAAACCAACTTCCTTTGGAGCAGGATCAACTCCTGAAGAAGAAAAAGAAAGATTATCATCCATTATCGAGCGTCTGAATGATCGATTTGGAACGGAATTTACAGACACCGATAAACTCTCCTATGATCAGATTAAAGAAGATATTGTAAACAACGAGGACTTAGCTCAAAAAGCCCGTGTAAATACAAAAGATAACTTTAAATTCAGTTATGAGGAAGCATTTTTAGACGTTGTAATTGATCGCATGTCACAGAATGAGAAGTTCTTTATGAAGATGTTGGAAGATAATGACTTTAAGAAAACCGTGATGAATTTTATGTTTGATGAGATTTATGAGGAAATGGCTGTTAAATAG
- the istA gene encoding IS21 family transposase: MLAVAEIDYIRHEVNQKGETYASVGRKMGIDPRTVNKYANQEEFKKKEKQKRKAPVLDPVKPILDKWLKEDLKKKKKYQRTSKKMYQQLKKFHSFKGSDRTVRDYVSRRKKELKETMEDAALPLESIPGTAQVDFGTAPFKYLSEVIDLPYLVMSFPHCNGFYFQVFPSENTECLLEGLQRIFHHMGGVPKIIRFDNFSPAVKKIFSKGERELTDTFERFVLHYGFQYEFCNPGKGNEKGHVEAMVKYVRNNFLLPENTIVDLDHFNETLWTLAEEDRERLHYDKQVLQSKLYEEDQASWLMLPEKKFECARYKEVKADKYGIVTIDKKQYSTTPRFAKQKVRVSITYNEIIILNEDNDVIVKHDRLYGVKRKSMIWQPYLDLLSKRPRAIKYSSLYNQFPAVWSDYLRNCTEEEQKNALRLLGSLLKNNDFSLLNEALTMASSHGHPSADQIKHCFYSLLHKDNTYDTIEPNISVPEMPAVTRGLSHYDSLLQERGES; this comes from the coding sequence ATGTTAGCAGTGGCTGAAATTGATTATATCAGACATGAGGTAAATCAAAAAGGAGAAACATATGCCAGCGTAGGTAGGAAGATGGGGATTGATCCGCGTACAGTAAATAAATATGCAAATCAAGAGGAATTCAAAAAGAAGGAAAAACAAAAGCGCAAAGCTCCAGTACTGGACCCTGTTAAGCCTATTTTAGACAAGTGGTTAAAAGAAGATTTAAAAAAGAAAAAGAAGTACCAAAGAACGTCAAAGAAAATGTATCAACAGTTAAAGAAGTTTCATAGTTTCAAAGGATCCGATCGAACAGTGAGGGATTATGTATCTCGAAGAAAAAAGGAATTAAAAGAAACGATGGAGGATGCTGCATTACCTCTTGAATCCATCCCTGGTACGGCTCAGGTTGACTTTGGAACAGCACCTTTTAAGTATCTGTCCGAAGTGATTGACTTGCCATATCTGGTTATGTCGTTTCCGCATTGTAATGGGTTTTATTTTCAAGTATTTCCTTCGGAAAATACAGAGTGTTTACTAGAAGGGTTACAACGGATATTCCACCATATGGGCGGGGTACCCAAAATCATTCGGTTTGATAATTTCTCTCCAGCCGTGAAGAAAATTTTTTCTAAAGGAGAACGTGAATTAACCGATACGTTTGAGAGATTTGTTTTACATTATGGCTTTCAATATGAGTTTTGTAACCCTGGAAAGGGCAATGAAAAAGGGCATGTCGAAGCCATGGTGAAATATGTAAGAAATAACTTTCTCTTACCAGAGAATACGATTGTAGATCTTGACCATTTTAACGAAACATTATGGACCTTAGCCGAAGAAGACCGTGAGCGTCTACATTATGATAAACAGGTCCTTCAATCTAAATTATATGAAGAAGATCAAGCCAGCTGGCTCATGTTGCCTGAAAAGAAATTTGAATGTGCTCGCTATAAAGAAGTAAAAGCAGACAAGTATGGCATCGTTACTATAGATAAAAAGCAATATTCTACTACTCCTAGATTTGCCAAGCAAAAAGTAAGAGTATCTATTACTTATAATGAAATTATTATTTTGAATGAAGATAACGATGTCATCGTCAAACACGACCGACTATATGGTGTGAAACGGAAATCAATGATCTGGCAACCATATTTAGATTTATTATCTAAACGACCGCGAGCTATCAAATATTCGAGTCTTTATAACCAATTTCCAGCTGTTTGGTCTGATTATTTAAGGAACTGTACGGAGGAAGAACAGAAGAATGCCTTGCGCTTATTAGGAAGTCTTCTAAAGAATAATGACTTTTCATTGTTGAATGAAGCTTTAACGATGGCCTCTTCACATGGTCATCCAAGTGCTGATCAAATTAAGCATTGTTTTTATTCTCTTCTTCATAAAGATAATACTTATGATACGATCGAGCCTAATATTTCAGTACCGGAAATGCCGGCAGTAACAAGAGGGTTATCCCATTATGATTCTCTTCTTCAAGAAAGGGGTGAATCATAA
- a CDS encoding class I SAM-dependent DNA methyltransferase, producing MINFNDKVNFIWSIAEILRGPYKKEDYGKVVLPMAVLRRFDCVLAETKEDVLKQYEKYKHLPEESRDEILNRTSKEKFNNVSSYDFQKLLSDSDNIADNLRDYINGFSQTARDIIDYFNFETQIEKMDRNDLLYLVVKRFSEIDLHPDKVSNIEMGYIFEELIRRFNEHAEAGDHYTPREVIRLMSHLLFINDDEVFTTEGITKTIYDPCAGTGGMGSVAQEYIRDHNPSANLKFFGQEFNEESYAISKADILIKGGEAKNVAFGNTLSSDQFSDQKFDYLITNPPFGVEWKPAKKAVNDEYENLGYQGRFGAGLPRINDGQLLFLQHLVSKMKPVSEENPNGSRLAIVFNGSPLFTGDAGSGESNIRKYMIENDLVEGIVALPDQMFYNTGISTYIWILTNHKPNYREGEIQLVDGTKFFKKMKKSLGEKRHELSDDDINKITKLYGEFKGNEYCKIFDNEDFGYQKVTVERPLRLNFKIDQERINRLYDEKAFQNLAKSKKKGEAGQKEVAGGEKLQNQMIETLNRLEDGSIYKNREEFRGVLDKAFKQAAIKLNAMLKKAILNALSEKDETADMCLDKKGNPEPDPDLRDTENVPLKEDIDEYFEREVKPHVPDAWMDRDSIKIGYEIPFTRHFYQYTKLRSSEEITEEIRELEESIMEKLKKVLK from the coding sequence ATGATCAACTTCAACGATAAAGTCAACTTTATCTGGTCTATAGCGGAAATATTAAGAGGACCATACAAAAAAGAAGATTACGGCAAAGTTGTATTGCCAATGGCGGTTTTACGCCGTTTTGACTGTGTACTTGCAGAAACAAAAGAAGACGTACTTAAACAGTATGAAAAATATAAGCATTTGCCAGAGGAATCAAGGGACGAAATTTTAAATCGTACATCCAAAGAAAAGTTTAATAATGTCAGTAGCTACGATTTCCAAAAATTATTAAGTGATTCTGATAACATTGCTGATAACCTGCGTGATTATATTAATGGATTTTCCCAGACTGCACGGGATATTATCGATTATTTTAACTTTGAAACACAGATTGAAAAGATGGACCGTAATGATTTGCTTTATCTTGTAGTGAAGCGTTTTAGTGAGATTGATTTACATCCGGATAAAGTTTCGAATATTGAAATGGGCTATATCTTTGAAGAGTTAATTCGTCGCTTCAATGAGCATGCTGAAGCAGGAGATCACTATACACCGCGTGAGGTTATTCGTTTAATGTCTCATTTATTGTTTATTAATGATGATGAAGTATTTACCACGGAGGGCATTACGAAGACCATTTATGATCCTTGTGCAGGTACAGGCGGAATGGGCTCTGTTGCCCAGGAATATATAAGAGATCATAACCCATCAGCTAATTTAAAATTCTTTGGCCAGGAGTTTAACGAAGAATCCTATGCAATCTCAAAAGCGGATATTCTTATAAAAGGTGGCGAAGCAAAAAACGTTGCATTTGGGAACACTCTTTCCAGTGACCAATTCTCAGACCAAAAATTCGATTATTTGATTACCAATCCGCCATTTGGAGTCGAGTGGAAACCAGCGAAAAAGGCTGTAAACGATGAGTACGAGAACTTAGGATATCAAGGTCGTTTTGGAGCCGGTTTGCCGCGTATTAATGATGGGCAATTATTATTCCTGCAGCATTTAGTTTCTAAGATGAAGCCTGTATCAGAGGAAAACCCTAATGGCTCCCGTCTTGCAATTGTATTTAATGGAAGTCCGTTATTTACCGGAGATGCAGGTTCTGGTGAAAGCAATATCCGTAAATATATGATTGAAAATGATTTAGTAGAAGGAATTGTTGCCTTACCTGATCAAATGTTTTATAACACAGGTATATCAACTTATATCTGGATTTTGACGAACCATAAACCGAACTATCGTGAAGGTGAAATTCAATTAGTGGATGGAACAAAATTCTTTAAGAAAATGAAGAAGAGCTTAGGTGAAAAGCGTCATGAGTTATCAGATGATGATATAAATAAAATCACGAAGCTGTATGGTGAATTTAAGGGAAATGAATACTGTAAGATTTTCGATAATGAAGACTTTGGCTATCAAAAAGTGACCGTAGAACGTCCTTTACGTTTAAACTTTAAGATTGATCAGGAACGAATAAATCGTTTATATGATGAAAAAGCCTTTCAAAACTTAGCTAAATCCAAGAAAAAGGGTGAAGCAGGTCAAAAGGAAGTTGCGGGAGGCGAAAAACTGCAAAATCAAATGATTGAGACGTTAAATCGTTTGGAAGATGGCTCTATATATAAGAACCGTGAAGAATTCAGGGGAGTATTAGACAAAGCATTTAAGCAAGCCGCAATCAAATTAAATGCTATGTTGAAAAAAGCAATTTTAAATGCATTGTCAGAGAAGGATGAAACAGCAGATATGTGTTTAGACAAAAAAGGGAATCCTGAACCAGATCCTGATTTAAGAGATACCGAAAATGTCCCTCTGAAAGAAGATATTGATGAATACTTTGAGAGAGAAGTAAAGCCACACGTCCCGGACGCTTGGATGGATAGGGATAGTATTAAAATTGGTTATGAAATACCATTTACCAGACATTTTTATCAATATACAAAGCTTCGTAGTTCTGAGGAGATTACTGAAGAGATACGGGAGTTAGAGGAGAGTATTATGGAGAAGTTGAAGAAGGTGCTGAAATGA
- the istB gene encoding IS21-like element helper ATPase IstB codes for MKDKIEAYAKRLKLSWIREHFHEVEAENHQEYLLKLFEQEVQNREERKINLLLNQAQLPKTGNQPFQWEHIQIPQGISREEILEGHFIHQKENLILYGGVGTGKTYLATLLSLNAIHSFGSKVKFFTVASLANKLIEANQKGSLPKLMKQIEKLDLLILDELGYIPLHKEGAELVFQVISMCYETKSLVITTNLQFGQWNHVFGDPILTEAVIDRLIHHSHLLVFNGESFRYKESLLQQ; via the coding sequence ATGAAGGACAAGATCGAAGCCTATGCGAAACGCTTAAAGTTAAGTTGGATACGAGAACATTTTCATGAAGTAGAAGCAGAAAATCATCAGGAGTATCTCTTAAAGCTATTCGAACAAGAAGTACAAAATAGAGAAGAGAGAAAAATTAATTTATTATTAAATCAGGCACAACTGCCAAAGACCGGAAATCAGCCATTTCAATGGGAACATATCCAAATCCCTCAAGGGATTAGTCGGGAAGAGATACTTGAAGGGCATTTTATCCATCAAAAGGAAAATCTCATTCTATATGGCGGTGTTGGCACAGGAAAGACCTATTTGGCAACATTACTTAGCTTGAATGCCATACATAGCTTTGGCAGTAAAGTGAAGTTCTTTACGGTGGCATCTCTAGCAAATAAATTAATTGAGGCGAACCAAAAAGGTTCCCTCCCTAAACTAATGAAACAGATAGAAAAATTGGACTTACTCATCTTGGATGAATTAGGTTATATTCCTCTTCATAAAGAGGGTGCAGAATTGGTATTTCAAGTGATCTCCATGTGTTACGAAACCAAAAGCTTAGTAATAACGACGAACCTTCAATTTGGTCAATGGAATCATGTTTTTGGAGATCCAATTTTAACGGAGGCAGTCATAGATCGCCTCATTCATCACTCACATTTACTTGTATTTAATGGTGAAAGCTTTCGTTACAAAGAGTCTTTACTTCAACAATAA
- a CDS encoding DUF1998 domain-containing protein, with translation MSDVLEIKLENLPIQHEEEVWSWESLLYGLLNGSSVALGIDRNDIDGCIYYKNRENPSIILYDKVPGGAGYMKEIYNQIELTFEKSLELLKGCSCGKETSCYGCLKNYSNQFTHDFLSRGAAIEILGNVVEQIKKEVITK, from the coding sequence ATGAGTGATGTACTCGAAATTAAATTAGAAAATCTACCAATTCAACATGAGGAAGAAGTGTGGAGTTGGGAATCACTTCTATATGGATTATTAAATGGTTCTAGTGTTGCATTAGGAATTGATCGGAATGATATAGATGGCTGTATTTATTATAAAAATCGCGAAAATCCTTCTATTATTCTTTACGATAAAGTTCCAGGTGGAGCAGGTTATATGAAGGAAATCTATAACCAGATTGAACTTACCTTTGAGAAGAGTTTAGAGTTATTGAAGGGTTGTTCTTGTGGTAAGGAAACAAGTTGTTATGGTTGCTTAAAAAATTACTCCAATCAATTTACTCATGATTTTTTATCAAGAGGAGCTGCTATTGAGATACTTGGAAATGTTGTTGAACAGATAAAAAAAGAGGTTATTACTAAATAG
- a CDS encoding restriction endonuclease subunit S encodes MNRVNENVFNEHEIRWLGDFPSSWKIGKLKFYLTTKSGMYISKSRFSNSGKYDVIGSNGAIGKLDDFNTTGPAILIGRVGSAGEINLLTKGTQAWITDNVLIIKPRKTHMKYLMYFLESRDLPNMADKTAQPLLTSTKIKNIYYLIPRLEEQKEIADFLDQKTSEIDELIADKERLIELLEEKRQAIITEAVTKGLDPNIEMQESSVDWIKKMPKHWKEKRIKYLFYDVNQRNFSEDVELLSLFSNIGVRPRREMEEKGNRAQTVINYKKVQKEDIIVNRILAWMGAIGLSEYEGVTSPDYDVYRALNSQVYSRYYHYYFRTPFFRGDCYKYGRGIMMMRWRTYPEYFKSILVPLPPIEEQKKIVECIDDINTLIQNINRETNKLIKKLKEYRQSMIYEAVTGKIDVRNYPLERKEEANVD; translated from the coding sequence ATGAACCGTGTTAATGAGAATGTTTTTAATGAACATGAAATAAGGTGGCTAGGTGACTTTCCTTCAAGTTGGAAAATAGGAAAATTGAAATTTTATTTAACAACAAAAAGCGGGATGTATATTTCTAAGTCACGATTTTCAAATTCAGGTAAATATGACGTGATTGGTTCTAATGGAGCTATAGGAAAGTTAGATGATTTTAATACTACTGGTCCCGCTATTTTAATTGGAAGAGTTGGTTCAGCCGGAGAAATTAATCTATTAACTAAAGGAACTCAGGCATGGATCACTGATAATGTTTTAATTATTAAACCAAGAAAAACTCATATGAAATATTTGATGTATTTTTTAGAATCTCGAGATCTTCCAAATATGGCTGATAAAACTGCTCAACCATTATTAACGTCAACAAAAATAAAGAATATTTATTATTTAATCCCAAGATTAGAAGAACAAAAGGAAATTGCAGATTTCCTTGACCAAAAAACATCAGAAATTGACGAACTAATTGCTGATAAGGAACGTTTAATTGAGCTGTTAGAAGAAAAAAGACAGGCGATTATTACTGAAGCAGTAACAAAAGGGTTAGACCCAAATATAGAAATGCAGGAATCAAGTGTTGATTGGATTAAAAAGATGCCTAAACATTGGAAAGAAAAACGGATAAAATACCTTTTCTATGATGTTAATCAAAGAAATTTTAGTGAAGATGTTGAACTCCTCTCTCTATTTTCAAATATTGGTGTTAGACCGAGAAGAGAAATGGAAGAGAAGGGAAATAGAGCTCAGACAGTCATAAATTATAAGAAGGTACAAAAGGAAGATATTATAGTGAATCGTATTTTAGCATGGATGGGGGCTATCGGTTTATCAGAATATGAGGGTGTAACAAGTCCGGATTATGATGTATACCGTGCATTAAATAGTCAAGTGTATAGTCGTTATTATCATTATTATTTTAGAACGCCTTTTTTTAGAGGTGATTGTTATAAATATGGTAGAGGAATTATGATGATGAGATGGAGAACATATCCTGAATACTTTAAATCAATTTTAGTACCTCTTCCTCCAATAGAAGAACAGAAAAAGATTGTAGAATGTATTGATGACATCAATACACTTATACAAAATATTAATAGAGAAACAAATAAATTAATTAAAAAACTCAAAGAATACCGCCAATCCATGATTTACGAAGCAGTCACCGGGAAAATAGACGTCCGTAATTATCCATTAGAAAGAAAGGAGGAGGCTAATGTCGATTGA
- a CDS encoding ISL3 family transposase, with the protein MQKHFIIEMLGIKDKHVDVWDMTSEPDKFYVELYTKVKTQKCPFCKEKTKRVHSYRNQQIQGPIVSNKPVKISLRKRRYLCVNCRHTFYEKLQMVDRYQRCTSSIQTTALTYTAVGSFTTAAQLTGMSSNRLLRIFDRRDMKTKKVLPRAIAIDEFKGDAGGERFQTVIADIEHKEIIDVLPDRKVDTIKRYLKSCDTSNVEIVVMDLSRSFKQAVQKALGDPLIIADRFHFMRQVYWALDSVRREVQHDLEKNERIRMKRSKKLLWKSQYKLTDEQKEKVNQLLQIHPRLKEAYELKNKLDQWFKESDKITATQGFEECLSAMKASNIEAFHKVMKTFKRWRQEILQSFMYPFNNGYIEGVNNTIKVAKRMSYGIKDFKRLKKKILWRQEVRRALA; encoded by the coding sequence GTGCAAAAACATTTTATCATAGAAATGCTGGGGATTAAAGATAAGCATGTAGATGTTTGGGATATGACTAGTGAACCAGATAAGTTTTATGTAGAGCTTTATACGAAAGTGAAAACGCAGAAGTGCCCATTCTGTAAGGAAAAAACTAAGCGTGTCCATAGTTACCGTAATCAGCAGATTCAGGGGCCAATCGTATCAAATAAGCCAGTGAAAATCTCTTTGAGAAAGAGGCGGTATTTGTGTGTGAATTGCCGGCATACCTTTTATGAAAAACTTCAAATGGTGGACCGGTATCAACGTTGCACAAGCTCGATTCAAACAACTGCATTAACGTACACAGCTGTGGGTTCATTCACGACTGCTGCACAATTAACAGGCATGAGTTCTAACAGGTTATTGCGTATATTCGATCGCAGGGACATGAAAACCAAGAAGGTGCTGCCCCGTGCAATCGCCATTGATGAATTTAAAGGGGATGCTGGTGGGGAAAGATTCCAAACCGTTATAGCTGATATCGAACATAAAGAGATTATTGATGTATTACCTGACAGAAAGGTAGATACCATTAAAAGATATTTAAAATCTTGTGACACCAGTAATGTTGAAATCGTAGTCATGGATTTATCCAGATCCTTCAAACAAGCAGTACAGAAAGCCTTAGGTGATCCGTTAATCATCGCTGATCGTTTTCACTTTATGCGACAAGTCTATTGGGCGCTGGATAGTGTGCGGCGAGAAGTGCAACATGACCTTGAAAAGAATGAACGAATCCGAATGAAGCGAAGCAAAAAATTATTGTGGAAATCCCAATATAAATTAACTGATGAACAAAAGGAAAAAGTAAATCAATTACTACAGATTCATCCCCGATTAAAAGAAGCATATGAACTAAAAAACAAGCTCGATCAATGGTTTAAAGAAAGTGATAAAATCACAGCGACCCAAGGATTTGAAGAATGTTTATCGGCTATGAAAGCCTCTAATATTGAAGCATTTCACAAAGTCATGAAGACATTTAAACGCTGGAGGCAGGAAATTCTACAGTCCTTTATGTACCCGTTCAATAACGGATATATTGAAGGTGTAAACAACACGATTAAAGTGGCCAAACGTATGTCATATGGAATTAAAGATTTTAAACGCTTGAAAAAGAAAATACTGTGGCGACAAGAGGTTAGAAGGGCTTTGGCATAA